Proteins encoded by one window of Prevotella nigrescens:
- a CDS encoding sulfatase-like hydrolase/transferase yields MTVLKVIAKVLEEVSLPIRNNFCFFFFMYLVGIVVSYAELPANREDASVYGNLWLELFFDLYIICILLSLIPKRVRCWLTGAFYVVAYTTSIADLFCWVKFQSPLNPSMLLLAAETDKREASEFLSSYINSEVLTSSVGLLLLIVVVHCLFAVWNIYRRRKNIRLPMWIGILKDKSACFIGLIAPFLLVISAVSSFHNKREMVQMFSLKTIGAVEHELTTPDCAVFYTPVYRLVFSLYANHLASQQIDRLVEAKDHATVQGCTFDAKNIVLIIGESLGPHHSQQYGYFMKTTPHQVALEKSGLLIPFTDVVAPWNLTSFVFKNIFSMHVVGQEGEWCDYPLFPQLFRKAGYHVSFITNQFLPQAKEAVYDFSGGFFLNNKELSQSMFDTRNTRLHTYDEGLLTDYDSRLKAENKEHNLIIFHLIGCHVSYNRRYPADRKHFKASDYKQKRPELTLQRRYMVAHYDNAVLYNDSIVDQIVRRFANEEAVVIYMPDHGEECFEGKRDIICRNHSAKIDYDLARYEFRVPFWIYCSPKYIKRHPEVFAQIKAIRHKRFMTDALPHLLLHLGGIKAKDYHGEYDILSPQYNEERPRILKNTTDYDDLVVAHKRKTAMKP; encoded by the coding sequence ATGACTGTTTTAAAAGTTATAGCCAAAGTTTTAGAGGAAGTAAGTCTGCCTATTAGGAACAATTTTTGCTTTTTCTTCTTTATGTATCTCGTTGGTATTGTTGTTTCGTATGCGGAACTTCCTGCTAACAGAGAAGATGCATCGGTATATGGAAACCTTTGGTTAGAACTGTTTTTCGACCTCTACATCATTTGTATTTTACTTTCGCTGATACCTAAACGTGTGCGTTGTTGGCTGACTGGAGCATTTTATGTAGTAGCCTACACCACAAGCATAGCCGATCTTTTTTGTTGGGTGAAGTTCCAATCGCCCTTAAATCCGTCAATGTTACTGTTGGCTGCAGAAACCGATAAGCGCGAAGCAAGTGAATTTCTAAGTAGCTACATCAATTCAGAAGTGCTTACATCGAGTGTCGGATTGCTGTTGCTTATAGTTGTCGTGCATTGTTTGTTTGCAGTGTGGAATATTTATCGCAGACGGAAAAACATAAGACTTCCAATGTGGATAGGCATATTGAAAGACAAAAGTGCCTGTTTTATCGGGCTAATCGCACCCTTTTTGCTTGTAATATCGGCTGTTTCGTCTTTCCACAATAAACGCGAGATGGTGCAGATGTTCTCGTTAAAGACGATAGGTGCAGTAGAACACGAACTTACTACACCTGATTGTGCTGTATTTTACACACCTGTCTATCGACTTGTATTCAGTCTTTATGCCAACCATTTGGCATCGCAACAAATAGACAGGCTGGTAGAAGCGAAAGACCATGCGACCGTTCAAGGTTGCACTTTCGATGCAAAGAACATAGTTTTGATTATCGGCGAAAGTCTCGGACCTCACCATTCGCAGCAGTACGGATACTTTATGAAGACTACGCCACACCAAGTTGCGCTGGAGAAATCGGGGCTTCTCATACCTTTCACCGACGTAGTAGCACCGTGGAACCTTACGAGTTTTGTTTTTAAAAACATCTTTTCAATGCACGTTGTTGGTCAGGAAGGCGAATGGTGCGACTATCCGCTCTTCCCACAATTGTTCCGCAAGGCAGGCTATCATGTGTCTTTCATCACCAATCAGTTCCTTCCGCAAGCCAAAGAAGCCGTCTACGACTTCAGTGGAGGCTTTTTCTTGAATAATAAAGAACTGTCGCAATCGATGTTCGATACTCGGAATACACGCTTGCATACCTACGATGAAGGATTATTGACCGACTATGACAGCAGGCTGAAGGCAGAAAACAAGGAACACAACCTGATTATATTCCACCTGATAGGTTGCCATGTGTCGTACAATCGGCGCTATCCAGCGGATAGAAAGCATTTTAAAGCATCAGATTATAAGCAGAAACGCCCGGAACTAACGCTGCAACGGCGTTATATGGTGGCACACTACGACAATGCCGTGCTGTACAACGACTCGATAGTAGACCAGATAGTGAGACGTTTTGCCAATGAAGAAGCTGTGGTAATCTATATGCCCGACCACGGTGAAGAGTGTTTTGAAGGCAAACGAGACATTATATGCCGCAACCATTCTGCCAAGATTGATTACGACTTAGCACGCTACGAATTCCGAGTTCCATTCTGGATATACTGCTCGCCCAAATATATAAAGAGGCACCCAGAAGTGTTTGCACAAATAAAAGCAATAAGGCATAAACGTTTTATGACCGATGCTTTACCCCATCTGCTGCTCCATTTAGGTGGTATAAAGGCGAAAGACTATCACGGCGAATACGATATTCTGAGTCCACAATACAACGAGGAGCGTCCACGAATACTTAAAAACACGACTGATTACGACGACCTGGTGGTTGCACATAAACGAAAAACTGCGATGAAACCGTAG
- a CDS encoding acyltransferase family protein — MDSRTNKTISRRAVGKMLNRTECNILRGIAIAGIVLHNYCHWLRPIVKENEYQFNQHNVDWFNNIMAHSFTELTFFHLLSFFGHYGVPIFLFLSAYGLVMKYESGNGTANQPSTYRFLRFHWLKLFRMMIVGFAVFVLIDAITAGQHHYEVMDIVAQMGLFNNLLPNPDDIIWPGPYWFFGLMLQLYIVYRLFLYRKGWTWVVSFIVVCTIIELLCDPNGEPLNRWRYNFIGGMLPFGLGLLCAKYMRDVPLRIYGATFIGSLLFIRSGSNYFFTWLFVPMFVCLASISFVKLLSYWNRCYPKYTFGVAKTFEWLGVISAALFISHPITRKITIPISRSGDYWTGLLLYIITSVCVAWLFKEIMKRVPSPKL; from the coding sequence ATGGATAGTAGAACGAACAAAACAATAAGTCGAAGAGCAGTGGGGAAGATGTTAAATCGCACAGAATGCAACATCTTGCGCGGCATTGCCATTGCCGGTATAGTGCTTCATAACTACTGTCACTGGCTTCGCCCCATCGTAAAAGAGAACGAATACCAGTTCAATCAGCACAATGTGGACTGGTTCAACAACATTATGGCGCACAGTTTCACCGAGCTGACGTTTTTTCATCTGCTTTCTTTCTTTGGTCATTACGGCGTGCCCATCTTCCTTTTCTTGTCGGCTTACGGCTTGGTAATGAAATATGAATCGGGCAATGGCACCGCAAATCAGCCGAGCACATATCGCTTTTTACGCTTCCATTGGCTGAAACTCTTCCGTATGATGATAGTGGGCTTTGCCGTATTCGTATTGATTGATGCAATAACTGCGGGGCAACACCATTACGAAGTGATGGACATTGTGGCACAAATGGGCTTGTTCAACAACCTTCTGCCCAATCCCGACGACATAATATGGCCTGGTCCTTATTGGTTCTTCGGCTTAATGCTTCAACTATACATCGTTTACCGCTTGTTCTTGTACAGAAAGGGCTGGACGTGGGTGGTGTCTTTCATTGTTGTTTGTACCATCATCGAATTGCTGTGCGACCCTAATGGCGAACCATTAAACCGTTGGCGATATAATTTTATTGGTGGAATGCTGCCTTTTGGTTTGGGTTTGCTCTGCGCAAAGTATATGCGAGACGTGCCTTTGCGTATTTACGGAGCAACGTTTATAGGCTCGTTGCTCTTCATTCGGTCTGGTAGTAACTACTTTTTTACATGGCTTTTCGTGCCAATGTTTGTGTGTTTAGCAAGTATCAGCTTTGTAAAACTGCTTTCGTATTGGAATCGGTGTTATCCCAAATATACTTTTGGGGTGGCAAAAACGTTTGAATGGTTAGGTGTTATATCAGCAGCACTGTTTATTTCGCACCCTATTACACGGAAAATAACTATTCCGATATCGCGTAGTGGAGATTATTGGACAGGACTGTTACTCTACATTATTACTTCTGTTTGTGTCGCTTGGCTGTTCAAAGAAATAATGAAACGTGTACCATCGCCAAAACTTTGA
- a CDS encoding acyltransferase family protein, with the protein MRRKGLELADISRFRGELMGLAILFVMLFHVSVPRTDMFFGLHRIGNIGVDMFFFLSGVGLWHSWTKSSDTMRFYQKRLLRIYPAWLIVASLYYIPDFFSIPWLQHHGNSTDIIDLIGDITINWDFWIHDELTFWYIPATMMLYLVTPAYLTLIVKHPIYRWIPAVMMVWCVVVQYVLPIYNVVGHLEIFWSRVPIYFIGLNFGAAVKEKRVLESSSIWLVLLVFLGTFATCVYLEQVRHGRFPLFLERLIYIPLTITGVFLLCKTLGWLSNKRLNKVLIFVGSISLEIYLLHNHFILIYIEQLRWHYWSKFFATLVIVLPFAWLLHKGVEKLTMIIKKN; encoded by the coding sequence ATGAGAAGAAAAGGATTAGAACTTGCAGATATTAGCCGGTTCCGTGGAGAACTGATGGGCTTGGCAATATTGTTTGTCATGCTTTTCCATGTAAGCGTACCTCGTACAGATATGTTCTTCGGACTTCATCGTATCGGAAATATAGGTGTCGATATGTTTTTCTTTCTCAGTGGTGTAGGACTTTGGCATTCCTGGACGAAAAGTTCCGATACAATGCGGTTCTATCAAAAGCGACTTTTACGAATTTATCCTGCATGGCTAATTGTAGCATCGCTGTATTACATTCCTGATTTCTTTTCTATTCCATGGTTGCAACATCATGGGAACAGTACGGATATAATCGATTTAATCGGTGATATTACGATAAATTGGGACTTTTGGATACACGATGAATTAACGTTCTGGTATATCCCCGCAACTATGATGTTGTATTTGGTTACACCTGCTTACTTGACACTTATTGTGAAACACCCCATATACCGATGGATTCCTGCCGTCATGATGGTTTGGTGTGTGGTTGTTCAATATGTTTTGCCCATCTATAATGTTGTAGGACACCTTGAAATATTCTGGAGCCGTGTACCTATTTACTTTATTGGACTTAATTTTGGTGCTGCCGTAAAAGAAAAACGAGTTCTGGAAAGTAGTTCCATTTGGCTTGTTCTCTTAGTTTTTTTAGGAACATTTGCTACTTGTGTTTATTTGGAACAAGTACGACATGGACGTTTTCCCTTGTTTTTGGAACGTCTGATATATATACCGCTCACAATAACAGGAGTATTCCTGCTTTGCAAAACATTAGGTTGGTTGTCGAATAAACGTCTGAACAAGGTTCTTATATTTGTGGGAAGCATAAGTTTAGAAATCTATTTACTGCACAACCACTTTATACTTATCTATATAGAACAACTTAGATGGCATTATTGGTCAAAGTTTTTTGCAACACTTGTTATAGTGCTGCCCTTTGCGTGGCTTCTACATAAAGGTGTAGAAAAACTAACAATGATAATAAAAAAGAATTAA
- a CDS encoding decaprenyl-phosphate phosphoribosyltransferase — translation MKEIIRLVRPHQWIKNLVVLFPVFFGRALGNIESLYEGCITMMAFSFIASSIYCLNDIVDVNDDRRHPQKCNRPLASGRISITQGYCIMAVMVILSIVSLIFLPAHRIETGGVIVFYWALNVAYCLFLKQHAIIDVCVVAFGFVLRILAGGIATDIRLSKWIVLMTFLLMLFLSFAKRRDDVLRMNETGEAPRKNTIRYNLTFINQAITITASVTLVCYIMYTVSPETIANFHTDNLYLTSVFVLLGLLRYIQLTVVDKKSGDPTKVLIHDRFIQFIVLGFGLTFLVIIYFL, via the coding sequence ATGAAGGAGATTATCAGATTAGTACGCCCACATCAGTGGATAAAGAACCTTGTAGTGTTGTTTCCTGTCTTCTTTGGTAGGGCTTTGGGTAATATAGAATCGCTTTACGAAGGTTGTATAACGATGATGGCATTTTCTTTTATAGCTTCTTCCATATACTGTTTGAACGATATTGTTGATGTAAATGATGACCGTCGGCACCCGCAAAAGTGCAATCGTCCTTTAGCTTCTGGCAGAATAAGCATTACACAAGGTTATTGTATTATGGCAGTAATGGTGATTTTATCGATTGTTTCGCTTATTTTCTTGCCTGCCCACCGTATTGAAACGGGTGGCGTTATTGTTTTTTATTGGGCTTTAAACGTTGCTTATTGTTTATTTCTAAAGCAACATGCCATTATAGACGTTTGTGTTGTTGCGTTTGGTTTCGTATTACGTATTCTCGCAGGAGGTATCGCAACCGATATTCGATTGAGTAAATGGATAGTTTTAATGACTTTCCTTTTGATGCTATTTCTTTCGTTTGCCAAGCGTCGCGACGATGTTTTACGTATGAACGAAACTGGCGAAGCACCGCGGAAAAATACTATTCGTTATAATCTGACCTTCATAAATCAAGCCATTACCATAACTGCAAGTGTTACATTGGTATGTTACATTATGTACACAGTAAGCCCTGAAACAATCGCAAATTTCCATACAGACAATCTCTATCTAACAAGTGTTTTCGTCCTTCTGGGTTTGTTACGGTATATTCAGCTTACAGTAGTAGACAAAAAGAGCGGTGATCCGACAAAAGTCCTTATTCACGACCGTTTCATTCAATTTATTGTATTGGGCTTTGGACTAACATTTCTTGTTATAATATATTTCTTATAG
- a CDS encoding HAD-IB family phosphatase codes for MKVYAFDFDGTLTKKDTFVEFIEYSKGYGKTFWGLMLFSPILVLMKLRLYPNWKAKQRIFSWFFKGMEIDEFNKLCQNFATAKQDIIRQSGLETIRKALSQEDSVIVITASIENWVRPFFQEFGDKIRIEGTQIDVRLGIITGSFLTKNCYGQEKIKRLKRAFPYRKAYKLIAFGDSKGDSYLLKEADESYYKPFRTKRRINFDEIVRFCVVGVLATALQYGIYLLLIKWIDPRISNTIGYLLSFMFNYIASTKFTFKVKSTAKRGAGFAVAHLVNYGLQTILLTFFLWFGLPKTIAMIPVFGICVPINFLLVRLFLKRQ; via the coding sequence ATGAAAGTATATGCCTTCGATTTTGATGGAACATTGACGAAAAAGGATACTTTTGTCGAATTCATCGAATATTCTAAAGGATATGGGAAAACTTTTTGGGGACTTATGTTGTTTTCTCCTATCCTTGTGTTAATGAAATTACGTCTATATCCTAACTGGAAAGCCAAACAGCGTATATTCTCATGGTTCTTTAAAGGAATGGAAATAGACGAATTTAATAAACTTTGCCAAAATTTCGCAACAGCAAAACAAGACATAATCCGCCAAAGTGGATTAGAAACGATTCGTAAAGCACTTAGCCAAGAAGATAGTGTGATTGTTATTACGGCAAGTATAGAAAACTGGGTGAGACCTTTCTTTCAAGAATTTGGAGATAAGATACGAATCGAAGGCACACAGATAGATGTCAGATTAGGCATTATAACAGGCAGCTTTTTAACAAAGAATTGCTATGGACAAGAGAAAATAAAGCGATTAAAAAGAGCATTTCCATATAGAAAAGCCTACAAACTAATTGCCTTTGGTGACAGTAAGGGCGATAGTTATTTACTAAAAGAGGCAGACGAAAGCTACTATAAGCCTTTCCGGACGAAACGGAGGATAAACTTCGATGAAATCGTTCGTTTTTGTGTTGTAGGTGTTTTAGCTACCGCACTTCAATATGGAATATATCTTTTATTAATTAAATGGATCGACCCACGAATTTCTAATACCATTGGCTATTTGTTAAGCTTTATGTTTAACTATATAGCATCGACGAAATTTACTTTTAAAGTTAAATCAACAGCAAAGCGTGGAGCAGGCTTTGCTGTCGCACATCTTGTCAATTATGGATTACAAACTATACTTTTAACTTTCTTTCTTTGGTTCGGATTGCCTAAGACAATTGCCATGATTCCTGTTTTCGGTATATGTGTTCCTATAAATTTCCTATTAGTGCGTTTATTCTTAAAACGACAATAG
- a CDS encoding DUF6080 domain-containing protein, protein MSVSGVFAIKKEERLLAFSMLLVFLAFNALLISSHFGVYTMGAHGGFWSLFTKNFRMSGYDNWSWITISCMRVHFETIRHPLFLTLLYPLYWLDHWLINAVGINFAVFFMAVIVVFSAFYSVIFTYRILCEVLDLKRKDATLLTLFFFSFGHILVPAMVPDHFIISLMLLTLTLYIAGMRQKQGKLIKAWESFLLMFFTAGIAASNAGKTILAGIFTNGKKLFSFKYLVVGILLPLALLFGIQQIQYYQVEVPQEEVTNKIVKNNKKKQPGKFEAHTKERNAWLQAHTGRAASSEGIGKLMDISTSRTQTLIENFFGEPIQLHQKYLLKDVSWDRPIFVKYSWIANYVVEALIVLLFIIGILAGWRYKFMKMLLLWFACDFTLHIIMGFAINEVYIMTAGWAFIIPISIGYLLRILSHQSRLILRIILLALTSWLWIYNGGQIICYLIQ, encoded by the coding sequence ATGTCTGTATCAGGTGTTTTTGCAATAAAAAAAGAAGAGCGTTTATTAGCATTTTCTATGCTTTTAGTCTTCTTGGCATTTAATGCACTGCTCATAAGTAGCCATTTTGGAGTCTATACAATGGGAGCGCATGGAGGTTTTTGGTCGCTGTTCACCAAAAATTTCCGTATGTCTGGTTACGATAATTGGTCATGGATTACCATTTCTTGTATGCGAGTCCACTTTGAAACCATACGGCATCCACTATTTTTAACACTGCTTTATCCTTTGTATTGGCTCGACCATTGGCTTATAAATGCTGTGGGGATTAATTTTGCAGTATTCTTTATGGCTGTTATCGTTGTTTTTTCAGCATTCTATAGTGTTATTTTCACTTACCGGATTTTGTGTGAGGTATTAGATTTGAAGCGAAAAGACGCAACTTTACTCACGCTTTTCTTTTTCTCTTTCGGTCATATTCTTGTTCCAGCAATGGTCCCCGACCATTTTATAATATCCTTAATGTTGCTTACACTTACACTTTATATTGCAGGAATGCGGCAAAAGCAAGGAAAGTTAATAAAAGCGTGGGAATCTTTCCTTCTAATGTTCTTTACGGCAGGAATAGCTGCTTCGAATGCAGGAAAAACAATCTTGGCTGGTATTTTTACAAACGGTAAAAAGCTCTTTAGTTTTAAATATCTTGTAGTGGGTATTCTGCTCCCTTTAGCTTTACTGTTTGGAATACAACAAATACAATACTATCAAGTAGAAGTTCCGCAAGAAGAAGTAACCAATAAAATTGTAAAAAACAATAAAAAGAAACAACCTGGAAAATTTGAGGCTCATACAAAAGAACGCAATGCATGGTTGCAAGCACATACGGGACGCGCAGCGAGCAGTGAAGGGATAGGAAAGCTGATGGATATTTCTACTTCTCGAACTCAAACATTAATCGAAAATTTCTTTGGCGAGCCCATTCAGCTACACCAAAAATATCTTCTAAAAGATGTATCTTGGGATCGCCCCATATTTGTAAAGTATAGTTGGATAGCCAATTATGTCGTTGAAGCATTAATAGTATTGCTTTTCATTATCGGAATTTTAGCAGGTTGGCGTTACAAGTTTATGAAAATGCTTCTGTTATGGTTTGCCTGCGACTTTACGTTGCACATTATTATGGGCTTTGCCATCAATGAAGTATATATTATGACAGCAGGCTGGGCTTTCATAATTCCTATTTCCATCGGATATTTGCTGCGTATTCTTTCTCATCAGTCTCGACTTATTTTGCGCATTATATTGCTGGCATTAACAAGTTGGTTATGGATTTATAACGGCGGACAAATCATTTGTTATCTCATTCAATGA
- a CDS encoding DUF6080 domain-containing protein, with protein MKAIVGFLSIKREEHLPVGLFFVWQLLLQTLAITKYVPLFTNPSSNYYKLFVDNYHLSGFDPLTYLVVSDWSLAFDVNRHPLLALFYYPFALLNELLIYITGTNFAIYIVACVLLFFSTCGFVLMLRILRQIIGISSFDSALLAFFLYSFAHVLLSSIAPDHFILSMFMLLLTLYIAGKCMKEQKEMGIWQTVLLFLLTAGISLNNGLKIFLANLFTRGKRFFTIKNLLLAIILPSAAIFTIGEWQHEQFIADKVTALKIKKRNAIKAERKAMFAAFKDTTHIKDSVKQEKVFQNMWREHRRNVLRAEDKQPQKAHSGKPVSKLRFLNWTDISTSRTETIVENLFGESIQLHQTHKLEDIMKTRPVIVSYNWAVNYIVEAIIFLLFIVGIWCGQHSKFLWLFLSFAALDMVLHIGLGFGINEVYIMAAHWIYVIPLSIAFLVHKSYGKRLFGVRTLLVLLTLYLVVYNGSLLIKYLYF; from the coding sequence ATGAAAGCTATTGTAGGTTTCCTTAGTATTAAGAGAGAAGAACACCTACCAGTGGGCTTATTCTTTGTGTGGCAACTATTGTTACAAACTCTTGCCATTACAAAATATGTACCATTATTTACGAATCCATCGAGCAATTACTATAAATTGTTTGTAGACAACTACCATCTCTCTGGTTTCGATCCTTTAACCTATTTGGTAGTTTCCGATTGGTCGTTAGCATTCGATGTAAACCGACACCCACTGTTGGCACTCTTTTATTATCCTTTTGCGTTGTTAAACGAATTGCTCATTTATATTACGGGAACAAACTTTGCCATTTATATAGTTGCATGTGTTTTGCTATTCTTCTCTACCTGTGGTTTTGTTCTTATGTTGCGTATTTTGCGCCAAATCATCGGTATATCTTCTTTCGATTCAGCGCTTCTTGCATTCTTTCTCTATTCTTTTGCTCACGTTTTACTTTCAAGTATAGCTCCCGACCATTTCATTTTGTCGATGTTTATGCTTTTGCTCACGTTGTATATTGCAGGAAAATGTATGAAAGAACAGAAAGAAATGGGCATTTGGCAAACTGTTCTATTGTTTTTGCTTACTGCAGGCATATCTCTGAATAATGGCTTAAAAATATTTCTTGCCAATCTTTTTACACGAGGCAAACGATTTTTCACTATAAAGAACCTTCTTTTAGCAATTATTCTACCCTCTGCAGCCATCTTTACAATTGGAGAATGGCAACACGAACAGTTTATTGCCGATAAAGTAACAGCATTAAAAATTAAAAAGCGTAATGCCATTAAGGCAGAACGCAAGGCTATGTTTGCTGCATTTAAAGATACTACCCACATTAAAGATAGTGTAAAACAAGAGAAAGTTTTCCAAAATATGTGGAGAGAACATCGCAGAAATGTGTTGAGAGCAGAAGATAAACAACCACAAAAAGCACATTCGGGCAAACCAGTAAGTAAGCTACGTTTTCTGAATTGGACAGATATTTCTACTTCTCGTACAGAAACGATTGTGGAAAATTTATTTGGCGAATCCATACAGCTACATCAAACGCATAAATTAGAAGATATAATGAAGACACGTCCTGTTATTGTTTCCTATAATTGGGCAGTCAATTATATTGTAGAAGCTATAATTTTTCTCCTTTTCATCGTAGGAATTTGGTGTGGACAGCATTCTAAATTTTTGTGGCTCTTCCTTTCTTTTGCTGCATTAGATATGGTATTGCACATTGGTTTAGGCTTTGGCATAAACGAAGTTTATATAATGGCTGCTCATTGGATTTATGTTATACCTCTGTCTATTGCTTTTCTTGTGCACAAAAGCTATGGAAAAAGACTGTTCGGAGTGCGTACTTTGCTTGTCCTGCTTACACTGTATCTCGTTGTCTACAACGGTTCATTGCTCATCAAGTATTTGTATTTTTAA
- a CDS encoding glycosyltransferase produces MKASVSIVLCTYNGAKYLSEQLDSILAQTYPPHEIIIQDDNSTDETVDIIHEYARKYSFMKFFKNNSEHGVNGNFISAMQRATGDYIAISDQDDIWETDKIENQMNSIGKNLLCSGFSRPFSTDGSFAYFDHRKRNVSVVRMCFLGLPGHTLLFRRELVNMLPTLEHSIYKYSMYDAALSITAAAHKSIVFIDKILVNFRRHSAATTYNDYKKSLPSWQNALYMLRWGIKHYKETRKRIRPIFAAKLLLLNYVNANNDEANAAKTILELELQNGILPFLKLQYCCMKNYKHLFHTEGKGFLRFIRAALYPIMQLQMYAQ; encoded by the coding sequence ATGAAAGCAAGTGTCTCTATCGTTTTATGTACTTACAATGGGGCAAAATACCTCAGCGAACAGTTAGATTCTATTCTCGCACAGACATATCCGCCGCACGAAATAATAATACAAGACGATAATTCTACCGATGAAACCGTTGATATTATTCACGAGTATGCTCGTAAATATAGTTTTATGAAGTTTTTCAAAAACAATTCTGAGCATGGTGTAAATGGTAATTTTATTTCTGCTATGCAACGAGCCACAGGCGATTATATAGCAATTTCCGACCAAGATGATATTTGGGAAACAGACAAAATAGAAAATCAGATGAATAGTATTGGTAAAAACTTACTTTGTTCTGGTTTTTCGCGTCCTTTTTCCACCGATGGCTCGTTTGCCTATTTCGACCATCGAAAACGTAATGTAAGCGTAGTCCGAATGTGTTTCTTGGGGCTCCCCGGACATACATTGTTGTTCCGCCGTGAACTTGTAAATATGTTGCCGACATTGGAACATTCAATTTACAAATATTCTATGTACGATGCTGCACTTTCAATAACGGCAGCTGCACATAAAAGCATCGTATTCATCGACAAAATACTGGTTAATTTCCGCCGACATTCTGCAGCGACTACCTATAACGATTATAAAAAAAGTTTGCCATCGTGGCAAAATGCTTTATACATGTTGCGGTGGGGAATAAAGCATTACAAGGAAACAAGAAAGCGCATACGTCCTATTTTTGCAGCAAAACTGTTGCTTTTAAATTATGTAAATGCTAATAACGACGAGGCAAATGCTGCAAAAACGATACTCGAATTAGAATTGCAAAACGGCATTTTACCTTTTTTAAAATTGCAATATTGCTGTATGAAGAATTATAAGCACCTATTTCATACCGAAGGAAAAGGATTTTTACGATTCATTCGTGCAGCTCTTTATCCCATTATGCAGCTACAAATGTATGCACAATAG